The Cryptomeria japonica chromosome 2, Sugi_1.0, whole genome shotgun sequence region aaattcatgtgttaactgatctggacgtacagctggatgaccctcgaacttagctttgcgaattgcaaaaaggccttcaattaaaaactatactcgtttgtcaatttccccctcatggagaatacctctaaatctttcaaaaatcccatagagacctttgggtgaaaggtcttgcaacaaagaaccacattctttcacgaacccaatagcaacctctacactatcatctatggggttctctagtaaaagggtgagaagttccaaggcaatgatctcatgtgcaacttgttgatccactaaatgagctatgaatttggctgttgctatcaacatgtgcttgtcattgcatttgtatgccctcttaagctgcaaaataattcttcacaaaagtagattgccaacttcaggaaattttgtatttatcacagcaaccaacgcagcaaaaacatatgtaaatccaggggatgccatttgggatttcatacaagacctacaaaatagacccctcccatggatgagattctctgcaaacaactctggaatgatgttcttgatgttagatgcatttaccttgtttactaacccactgatactcttctgaagggcatcccatgtcatgcgctggtattccacagTGCTCTTGTCTTCcaaatctttcatcatttgagccagcttaaatgggggaatgtaaacacccccacttcttccaacacccttctcagctcctcttacagcaccttcgccattcccattctgagatggagcagacacaacaccagaagttttcacttccactgcctctatgtccctcttgtttctagaagcccctttaccatttaattcgtgcttatttatgtacataaacccatcaagaagcatgagtttttgcatataagcttgcccaaatattttacaattatttttcatcaagattccctcaggagctggcagatcctgcttccatactttaattttgttttctcaaaggacaatcctaaaaatccatgcattgcaaacaacttcttacacctttgttggttgtggtggcgccacagagagtttacatcaataaatgaagaacatgccaatgcttttaatgcagcagtagaagtctatctcttattcaatatctctagtgaaacccccatgatcttttgttagagtagaatttgttatattctagaaagggtcttgtcctttgttgatgggatattcatctacctcaagaaataactgttcttttctccaacaagaagtgtaactaaatgaagatctagaaccatgaaatgaatcctcaaaaggattactatagttagttttggtagataatgatctgggtaaaatatgAATGTggatttaggaaacattatgtaccagcttagcatactctaacaactttggtgcgacatgctacatccaattaagtctccatcggtatctctattgtgtttatggattgggattcaatgtactctttttatacacagattttactttcaactgaggaggtttgtatgtacttacttgtctttcgattgtatccctatttcaagaatttcttctatcaacaaatcatttgttgtaagttgtacaagtggaagcttgaacatgccttccatgctagccttgttgatacgttcaacaccatcttgtacaACAAATCTTTAGagctccactatttcattgaagagtgagtagtagggacaatctaggacacttacagaggttttgcaagagagataaatagacctaaatattatggcttaataatgatcaataggtaaacagataagaaactctcaatatcaaaatgactttctcaattgtctttactagaaatggatagatctgctaataatggctttatgattgtatgtcaactttagactcaatccaagaagagctagaactaatatgcgatatctagatttatgatctctataatataacaatcccataattatgtttccacgcatctataccacaacacaaacatcatgctagtgttcagccatagcaattgatatcctaattatagaatgtgaaatatgcacataactatgaataaagattaagaaaaacaaagaaagatgcttattgcaaacataaatgactaatggacaagaattgaattcattgtagatagttttgaatatcaaattcacttatttgtgtgcatttagtaactcatgtacttgtggccaaccatttatctctttcataaaataaacacttattaataacattaaatggctgagtaattatgttttagttgaaattgaaaataaaatattttatttcaggacagctcacactattccctatcatattttagactctcggttttgttagtagtggtttgatgtctttggagctgatcattgcatttctttagttacgtttgccagcatactcccagcctgtgccaaaatgggagctttggaatagggtatggacatccatcaaagcataaaagatagaggaattttgtcagatgtagttgtaactgctctgttagcatgtatgcaaaatgtggaagcatagacaaggcacatgaactatttgacggattgcctcaaagaaatgtggtttcctggactgcaatgattgtcggctatgcacaaaatggatttattgagaaggctttagaaactttcaagcaaatgcaatcagcaggtgtaaagccaaattccacgaccattgctactatcctccctgcctatgccaaaatgggagatttggaacagggtatggacattcatcaaagcataaaggatagaggaaatttgtcagatgttgtagtcacaactgccttggtagacatgtatgcaaaatttggaagcatagacaaggcacgtgaactgtttgatagaatgcctgaaagaaatgttgtctcatggactgcaacaattgttggatatgcacaaaatggatttgtcaaaaaggctttagacactttcaagcaaatgaaattggaaggcataaagccaaattccacaacctttgctagcatcctccctacctctgcaaaaatgggagctttggaacagggtatggacatccatcaaagcataacggatagaggaattttgttaggtgtcgTACTTGCAAATGctctgcttgacatgaatgcaaaatatggaaacatggacaaggctcgtgaattgtttgatacgatgccgcaaagagatgtgatctcatgtgaacaatcaacacgcgcgtatacgggaggaagggattgctgctacaaaattgaatgctcactcctcaatcacagttccatggttttacgagattaaaatagggcaattaaccaccacatgtatattttttgcaacatgaaattaaaaactagggcaatttgaatctacctcctacgcgAGATTGCAAGCAAtaccacaaatgccttcgacgcgggtttgatgttctaaGAGGTTGAAGTCCCCACggatgcctacgcgggattgcaatgcacaaatgaattcccctcttcttcttttttaagtaatggtctttgtcgtcggaattacgacgaacttgagcacttttttgaaaaaaagaaaattctcattgctaatgccttcttcatcgaaaccaaatgggaaattgtcgtaggaattacgacgaatgcgggcattttttcaaaaaaaaatcaaatttggccacaatataccttctccgtcggaaacctcagtcgaaaatctaatccaaatgtattagtggtacCAAGGCTCAAAACCTTGTTGGGCCACTAAGCTCACATGCCTCGTGCTTTTGTTGGATCATTGAGCTCGCGGGTTTGATCAAGTGAaatgtggggatgaggtcccttgtTTGTGGCCTCACTAGTTAATAACTCCAATTCAAAAGTGTTTCATGTGGAGCCGGAGGGCATGTCATGCCAAAGTCACCAGTCATGTTAAAATTTTACCAAGAATAGTTTTTTAAAATGACTAATATTATTTATCCATGTATTTATCcacttaattaataaaattatccaCACATTATTCGTTGATAAATTAATTTAATGTTTATTTTCACCTCATGTGCACAAataatccaattaattaattatcaaTTGATTAATTCCACCTCTACTAGTTGACTCTTTAGTCTAAGTAGTTCTCTTAGAGTAACTCTCAATCCCACTCATCAATCAAATCCACTTCACTCACCCATACAATCAATTGACTTATGAATGCAATGGTCAACTCCTCTTGATTCTCTTATGCACTTAGTCAACTCCCTGATCAAATTCATTAACTAATCACTgggttaattattttaattaaaaattaaaataatattctctTCTATGAATGCCACATTTCCACATTAGTCCCCCCAATCTTGGATTGGATCTAAGGTTCTAGATTTAATCCTAGTCATTTATTTGATTCTCCTCCAAATCTATAAATCAAATCCATCTCTTATCATTATCAAGTACAATCAAGTATCATTTAGCATTAAGTTTATATCCAAGTTCTATCCAGAGAATACTAATGTCATGTTGGCGAATTGGGCACCCACATTCCAATGAGAATAACTTTACATTCAACTCAATTGGAGGTTTGCATGTGATTTAATTAAGTGTTCAATTTgtcttaatttaattttatttcatttgttCCATTTGCATGCCTAAAATTATCATGATAACAAAAAAAGCACTTAGATGTGCCCCATAAATATCTAAAAAACCCTTACTTCATTGTATCCCAATGGATTTTTCTAAGATCAGTCATAAAATGGCTAAGGACTCCCAATTCTTAAATTATGTCTAATATTGTATAGGCCATAGCATATATTTTAAGCTCGCAATGGCACCAATATAAGGTAATTCATCCATATCCTCCTCATTGAGAAAATTAAGATAATTCTCTACTAATAATGTAGTCCACATTGAAATAGGAACATATAGTAGTCTATAAACTATCATATTAAATATCTTCAACACTGAATTCTCATGCTTGATATTTCTTAACAAAGCTTTATATTTGTTttatctctttttatttttatacttGAAATAAATCTAGCACCCCCTAAGtctttcatctcaaactatgtTGAAAATTGAATAATATGATAAAATACTAGGTATTTGATGTTGCTTCTATATATGAAATGTGGAAACAttatatcattaaaataataagtacCTAAGAATTATGCTTGACAAATAAACTAGCTTCAACATCAAATAAAATTATccccatcttcttcttcttctctccttcCTAAATTACATATGCATCTTATTTTAGTGACATGCATCATCTTTAACATATTCAAAACATGGTTAAATACTAAATATCTAAGAATTATGTTTGACAAAAAAAATTTACTAAAAGATCAAACATAAAACTTATTTTTAAGACACACATTCTCTTTAACGAATAAAATACTAATGATCTAAAAGCTATGGTTGACAAATAAACCaactaaaaggtaaaacaaaagtgTGTCGCTATCTTCATCTTCTCTTTCATGGTCCTGCAGCATTTCCATAGACCCATGAATTTGTTGTGCATTAGCCTCAACTATCCCTTCCAACAACTAGAACAGCTTAAATCACACACAATAAGCTTATAcatctaggcttaaaagtgttaaatattcaaagttgactaacattttctaggcttaatatgttgtttaatgtATGTTGTCAGACTAAGAATGCACTtgtagacttaaaagtgttaaacactcaagaGTTAACTAAATCTTCTCATCATCTTGAATACATAACATACTTGCCATAATAGTTGTTTTCATGATATTCTCTAATCAACAACACCCATCAGGTTTCCCTTGTGAATTTGAATTGTTACCCAAGAAGAAAACATTTTTATTTTAACTTTGAATACATCATGTACACCTtacaatttattaatttttataaaaCTGTATTGACAATTTTGAAAACCACCTACTTTAAATTTATAGCATTTAATTCGTTGAACTTTGATATAAAAATAAATAGAAGTGATCTTGTTTGTGCACTAATATTGACTCAGAAGAAATATATcacaaattaattttaattaaaagcaAAATCTAATACGAATTTATGCAATCATAAAAATAAGAAAGAAAAGACAAGACGTCTTATTCATGCATCCAATCCAATACAAGGAATACTCAAAATCTCTCACACCCCAATTGGATTGGCGAATCGATACATAGCTGAACAAGGCTTTATTAATTGTGAGAAGATGAATAATAATGAAGAATAACTGGTTGAATTGCACTGTTCCTTCCCTGGCAAAAAGGCATACTCCAGTTAAGCCAAGATGAGAGACATAAAAAGAGAGCCAAACAGCAAGACCAACACATCCTTCAACTGTGACACGTGTCCTGCACTGGTAGGTCCTGGCGCAGTCTTAGTTGAGGGAGATGGGGCGGCGGGAGTGGTGGGAGTGGTGGAAGTACCGGCTGAAACGGTGACTGCCACCTTCATACCACCACTACAGTGGCCTGTAATTCCACAGATGAAATACCTTGTCCCACTGCTTGTCAGTGAAATTCTTGTGTTTCCATCTGTGTACTGCTTCGTTGGGTTACTTGTAGCGCACGAATCATAAGCCGACTTCTGCACCTCCAACACGTCATGTGCTCCATTTGCATAGATGAACACTGTTTACCATAAACAACATTCAAACACAGATTATTAAAACACTGTAtcaatcatcatcattattattaaaAAGGAATATGAATGAATCCAAACACAAGTGTAATAACAAATTTACCTAAGGTGTCGCCCACAAGGAATGTTTTTGAGGAAGCCCAAGTGGTATAATTTGCACCAAAACCCCATTGCTGGGCGTCTCCCACCGTGTAGTCGGTGGCCTCTGCATAATGATAAGATGCACACAAAACCAATAGAGCCGCCATTGCTGCAATCCGAACTGCCATTGTTGCAAAGCCTCTTTTTTTCCTTCTCGTTTGTGTGGAAAGAGGAGCGGTGTGAAGTATGGAGGAGACAAGAGCTAATTATATAGCATTTATCTCATCAAGGAAGAAGAAGTATTCAAATGGAGACATGTTCAAAGATGGCGGTGGAACTTGTagtgcttttttcattttttaaactaCTAAGTATGACTAGCATGCTACTTTATATATAAATTATGGTGTTTGCATTCAAATTGGATTAAAGTTGCTTCCGCTAGGGCAGGACGCGTTCCTTTCCCCTGGATTTTGCCGCGTGGAAGACTTGGCAAGCTTTGTTAGTTTGCTAGTTTAGTTTGGTGAACGAAACTTCTGTTTGTGGACTGGGCTTATCCAGCACATTTTAAGCGTTGACTGCTTACAGTGGCTGGTGTGGACCCACTCAACCTTCCATTCCCGTTGGTACTCTCCACACTTGCTTTTCTCTGACTCTCGCCACTGACCGTCATTGCTACGGTTAAGTTTGAATTCAATTTTGAATCTCTTCGGCCCAATCCATTGAAAGTACTTCTGCCTACGCATTTTGAAGTTTAAGCTATGCAGTGAACGTTACATCATGGGGAGTATGGACTACTCTCTCTCACGACATAGCCATTAATCTACAACAATATATAGGCAGCTGAACGCAACCGCAATGAGGTTTAGCGAGAAGCAGAAACTTAGTTGTGGAGGTTTAAACAGCTAGTGGTGAGTTTCGCAAGTGGGAATAGTGTGTGCTGGGCGTTCAACTATCATTTAAACGAGAAAAACATATAGTATAACATCAAACAACTAAACTATAACAGAAACAAATACACAACAACACATAGGTAACACAATAGATTGCGTGGTTCATCATAATTAGTTACATCCACGATAAACAAGAGAATAACTTATATTAATCAATGTCCTAATACTACATCATGCATAGACTACACACAATCATTTACTCAATCGTAGTCAGCTTTGAAACCAAAAGTTGGGAGAATGTGAACGGTCATGTTCTAAACAATCTCCTCCCTGAAGGCCAACTGGTATAGCCATGCACTGTGGCATTCCCTGCATTTCTAGTTCCAAactcatgtttttgattaagttaaacgggttttatagggacccgaaaCCTAAAATCATCCAAAAAATAAACAGAGTTAACCAGTAGCTAAACAGCAACAAAAACAGGGGACTTGCCCCAACAAGTCTAACCATAAAAAACAAAACAGAAACAAGGGAAACCAGCCCTGAAAACTAAGAGCTTTCAAAAGCTCAGTATTCTTCTGGATCGCTCTATTGTTGATCTCTTGGAGTTCTTCCATGATGAACCTTGAACTGCCTCTTTCCTGTTTCTTGCTACTGGTCCTGGTGAAGGGCCCCATAGATACCTACATATCCTAGATTCTCTTGTCCCAATTAGTGTCTGAAGATAATTCAAATTTGGTCATGTGAACTTTCTGCAAGGCAATTTCCTCATTGACTCTTCTAAGGCCTTCGACATTGTTATGCATTGCTTCCTTACTAACTTCCACTAAACCCTTAAGTTTATTCTTTAACTCCTATATTTCGTTCTCCAACCTATCAATCCTAGCCTCGTGTTCAGTCTTCATAACCTTAATGTATTCCACAATTTTTTGGGACAACTTCAAGAGTTTGTTAGTTTTATTAGGTGTTAGATTCTCTATGAAAGAGTCCACAATATCTTTTATCCCCTGTCTCAGGAAACTAATTTCACCAAAAGCCCTTCGAAAGCATTTCTCCTGGTTTGCCAACGAATTTCCTAGGAGCTTGTCAATATCCAATTCATCACAATTAGTCTCATTGGGGTCCACATTTAGGGGAATATCAAGTCTAATTTCATTTTCCCCTTTTCCAAACTCATGTTGCAACCAAGCCCATTGAAGATTTTAACTTTGTCAAATTTTGTTCATGAAAATTGTGGATACAccttctccaaatcaaatcagagtTAAAAATATCTTCTCCTACTACTCTTTCAGGCACAAACTCGCCCATTAAACCATCTTTGAAGTTCATATCtttaatttcaaattcaaactttcTTGTCCTATTCTATTTTGATATTATGAGTTGAACTTGCACACATTTCACACAACATGTTATCTTACATAATTTAAAACACAAGTTATAAACATATCAAGATACAAGAGGATCGTAGATGAGAAAAAAATGTATCATACTTTATTTCTAAATGAAGATTAATTAATTGAACATGCATCATCATCATTAGACACCAAAACATTTTCTCATATAGCTTTGAGATAAGGGTTATTGCTCCTAATTTATAACTATAGCTTTGTCATGATAGTTGGGTGAGGGTATTCAACACATGCCAAACTATCAATTACAACCCcaaaaatatttagaaaatataaGATAATTAGTAATATACTAAAGGGAATCTAATAGTGCATTCAAGATAGGCCTTATATTGAATTATACTTGTTTAAAGCTTCATTCTAAGCTACCTTCTTGTCAtcctttaaatttaaattattggcattaaatattattttgaaagATAATAAACAATTTTAAGTATAGGTTAAGGCTCAATATTTTGACAAACTATTGAACTAAGCATCATTATTGCTCTTTTTATAGCCCTTTTATTTACATACTCATTGTCAAACTCAATGAGAAACACAACTCATTTTTTCTTTCTACTTGTGAGAGCTAGCTTTACTAGAAGATCCTTTATAGGATTAACATTGGCAATAAGCTTAGTTTTATTATTGATCATacagtgttgaaaattttttaaacaaaaaataatcATTAGAGATGTATTTTTAATTTGGTTGTATTTGAGCTCATGTGATACTAAAGTTTAGAATAGATAATAAAGAACTCTTTATGTCAAATTGGCCCTCGACAAAACATTTGTCATGAAGGCTACAAAATTTTGAAACATGCAATTTAAGGTGCTCAAATTATCCACTAGCATTCAATAttcattgtaatttattttaaaggaTGCATGAAATTTACCTACAAGTtgtgaaatgaatcttctaatggctTGAATTTTTCCTTATAAACTTCAtaattgtttgatatttttggaggAGGAATTTTTATGGTGGTTTTACTTTTATTTTGATCACATTCAGTATAcctattttttccaaaaaaaaatctaaTGTAATACCAAAGACAAATTTACATTTATTAATACAAGTTTCTAAAAAGATTGAGttttttcatattattttcttaAAGAGGTTTTTACTAATAGACACATctatttagtttatttatttatatatttttatctaATAGTATCATAAAAGGTTTCACTAGGGGACTTCACTTTTCATTGACAATTTGTTTATAATTTCCTCATGAGATGCCATCTTGAGGCACCATAAATTCTACGAACTCTTCATCATTCCAAAATTTATCTTTTGGTATGTGATATTCTTAATTCTATTCAATAAGTTTAGGGTATTGAAGGCCAAGACCGATGGTAAGGACATTGCGGTATCATTAAACAAGTTGGTGGCAACAAGATCATATTTGCAAATAATATGAGAGGAGCTAGTTTTGATTGCAAATGAAACTTCCTTATAAATCATTGGAGTATCCCTAAGATCCATGGATTTCTCATCAAGAGTCATGTGTCTTAAGCATTGTGACCCCCAATTTGCTTAAACCTACATAGGTCCATAATCACTTATTCATGAAGGCATAGATCATTGCCTTTATAATTCATGACTTGAAATATCTTACTTGCCCTAAGATATTCATTACATTGAAAGGAATATTCTAAAACATGATTATGTAACCaagaggcattgaagaatttgATTTTATCATCTTAATGATAACTTGACATAAGAAGTAGCAAGCTAATGAGATGCCTAAGTTATCTTTTTATTCATGGTGGACTCATATTGGGTTTGGGATGTTGATGTCCAGCTACTGGATATGTTTTTAGTGTTGTTAGTAGTGCAATTAGTTTGATAAGTAAGTAACTTGTTGTGGTCTCTTTGTCGATTGCAAAAGTAAAGTTCTATTAAATTCCCAAGATCTGTCTGTGATGGAGGcaaaggttgtaatgaacaaacacAAGATCATTCGACCTTTGTACCgccaacctattgcgctttttggAGTGAATATGCTCGAACATGCTCCAATT contains the following coding sequences:
- the LOC131042083 gene encoding blue copper protein, which encodes MAVRIAAMAALLVLCASYHYAEATDYTVGDAQQWGFGANYTTWASSKTFLVGDTLVFIYANGAHDVLEVQKSAYDSCATSNPTKQYTDGNTRISLTSSGTRYFICGITGHCSGGMKVAVTVSAGTSTTPTTPAAPSPSTKTAPGPTSAGHVSQLKDVLVLLFGSLFMSLILA